TGGTGGAGGCCGCCTGGGTGCGGGTGGTGCGGGTGACCCTGCGCTCCCCCCGGATCCCCCCGGGGACGGAGCGGCTTCGGGTCGTCCAGATTTCGGACCTGCACCTGGGGCTGATCCACGACCTGCGGTTCCTGCACCGTCTGGTGCGGAAGATCCGCCTCCTCAAGCCGGACCTTCTGGTCTCCACGGGGGACCTGGTGGACGGCTCCCTGGAGGGGCAGGAGGACGTGGCGGACCTGATCCGGGAGATCCGCCCCCGCCTGGGGGCCCTGGCGGTGACGGGGAACCACGAATTCTACGCGGGGCTGGAGGAGGCCCTGGCGTTCCATCGGCGCTGCGGTTTCCGGGTGCTGCGGAATGAGGCGGTGCGGGTGGGGCCCCTGTGGGTGGCGGGGGTGGACGACCCGGGGGGCAAGTACGGCCCCACCGCCCCTCGGGCGGACGAGGAGGGGCTGCTGGAGGGCTGGGGGGAAGGGGGGAGGCGCCCCTATGTGCTCTTTCTGAAGCACCGCCCGGTGGTTCGGCGGGGCACCCTGGGGCGGTTCGACCTGATGCTTTCGGGGCACGTCCACGGGGGGCAGGTGTTTCCCTGGAACCTCCTGGCCCGGTCGGCCTATCGCTACGCCCGGGGGCTCAAGCGCCTCCGGGGGGCGGGACGGGGGGCCTTCCTCTACGTCAGCGCCGGAACGGGCACCTGGGGCCCCCCGGTGCGTCTCTTCGCCCCTCCGGAGGTGACGGTGTTCGACCTGTTCCCGGCGAAGCGCCGGTAGCTAGAGCTGGGGGGAGAGCAGGCGGCAGAGGGATTCCAGGAACCGCTCCTTCAGGGGACGGCAGCGGCGCTCCTCCAGGGTGAACTCCCGGCTGTGGGCCAGGTCCTGGACGAAATCCGCCTCCAGCCGCTCCGTCACCCCCCGGTCGTAGAGAAACGCCTGGACCTCGTAGTTGATCTCCAGGCTCCGCAGGTCCATGTTGGCGGTGCCCACGGAGGCCACCTCCCCGTCCACCAGGACGATCTTGGAGTGGATGAACCCGTTCTGGTAGCTGTAGACCCGGATCCCCGCCCCCAGCAGGTCGTCCAGGTTGCCCCGGGAGGCCCAGTAGACCATCTTGTGGTCCGCCTTGCCGGGGATGATGATCCGCACGTCCAGGCCGCTCAGGGCCGCCACCTTCAGTGCCCCGATGAGATCCGGGCTGGGCACCAGGTAGGGGGTGGTGATCCAGATGCGTCGCCGGGCCCCGGAGATGAGGGAGAAGTAGCCCTGGAGGATGGCCTCCCAGATGGAGTCGGGGCCGCTGGTGGCGATCTGAAGGGGTTTTTCGGGGTAGATCTCCTCCACGCAGGGAAACAGGTCCGCCCCCTCCAGGGGTTTGCGGGTGCAGAACCGCCAGTCCCGCAGGAAGATCTCCTGGAGCTTCGAGACCCCCTCCCCCCGGAGGCGCAGGTGGGTGTCCCGCCAGTGGCCCATCTCCGGGTTGCGCCCCAGGTACATGTCCCCGATGTTGAGCCCTCCCACGAAGCCCGTGTGCCCGTCCACCACCAGGATCTTCCGGTGGTTCCGGTAGTTGAACTCCCGGCGGAACATGGGGAACGAGGCGGGCAGGAAGGGATGGGCCTCCACCCCCGCCTCCTGGAGGCTGTTCAGGTAGTCCTTCCCCAGCTTCCAGCTTCCCACCCCGTCGTAGACCACCCGCACCGCCACCCCCGCCCGGGAGCGTTCCTCCAGCACCTCCCGGATCTCGTTGCCGATGCCGTCGTTGGCGATGGCGAAGTACTCCAGGTGGATGAAGTACCTCGCCTCCCGGAGGGCTCCCAGGATGGCCCCGAAGGTGGCGTCC
The sequence above is drawn from the Aminomonas paucivorans DSM 12260 genome and encodes:
- the cls gene encoding cardiolipin synthase translates to MKPRPRRSTHLLEVLLLLAFLGAAAFVAAHLPTLQRAGGLLRDSLASGGLLGELLGYLRTALRDLKDVLLSPELVGLYVLVTGGVILLENKNPDRTVAWLLVLVLLPLVGLLLYFLVGPRFVAMRWFRRCTPSASSALTELSEVQARKLAEGDAPFLPPVAPPFDRTVRLLLRNSRTPLLAHNEVTVLTDGDATFGAILGALREARYFIHLEYFAIANDGIGNEIREVLEERSRAGVAVRVVYDGVGSWKLGKDYLNSLQEAGVEAHPFLPASFPMFRREFNYRNHRKILVVDGHTGFVGGLNIGDMYLGRNPEMGHWRDTHLRLRGEGVSKLQEIFLRDWRFCTRKPLEGADLFPCVEEIYPEKPLQIATSGPDSIWEAILQGYFSLISGARRRIWITTPYLVPSPDLIGALKVAALSGLDVRIIIPGKADHKMVYWASRGNLDDLLGAGIRVYSYQNGFIHSKIVLVDGEVASVGTANMDLRSLEINYEVQAFLYDRGVTERLEADFVQDLAHSREFTLEERRCRPLKERFLESLCRLLSPQL
- a CDS encoding metallophosphoesterase, whose amino-acid sequence is MIERARAGYLGILGTVVLGVAAVLGFYGRFVHPLPGLPWPLLLVPLGALLTAPLFPPSSWKGRLRLWKDPLTLGAYLLLAGLFFFLAFLLSLLGLDLLLRPPGLLGRLFFPLSLLAPLGRLLPAPPGDLLLALGLATAATLWGVVEAAWVRVVRVTLRSPRIPPGTERLRVVQISDLHLGLIHDLRFLHRLVRKIRLLKPDLLVSTGDLVDGSLEGQEDVADLIREIRPRLGALAVTGNHEFYAGLEEALAFHRRCGFRVLRNEAVRVGPLWVAGVDDPGGKYGPTAPRADEEGLLEGWGEGGRRPYVLFLKHRPVVRRGTLGRFDLMLSGHVHGGQVFPWNLLARSAYRYARGLKRLRGAGRGAFLYVSAGTGTWGPPVRLFAPPEVTVFDLFPAKRR